The following proteins are encoded in a genomic region of Planococcus lenghuensis:
- a CDS encoding Nif3-like dinuclear metal center hexameric protein — MKTPNGFEIIEQFEKWAPKHLALEGDPIGLQIGSLDKPVNRVLVTLDVNEEVADEAIEKKAELIICHHPPLFRPLKTVRTDQPQGALLEKLIKHDIAVYAAHTNLDVAEGGVNDMFAEALGLTDTKVLVPTYEEELVKLGVFVPESHEEALREALGKAGAGTIGDYEYCSYTLSGTGRFRPTEAAHPYLGEAGKLEVTHESKIEVVLRKHDTNRVVKAMIAAHPYEEPAYDIFTLANREKEMGLGRVGMLKNSMLLREFIEIVKKQLNVPAVRIVGDPDQEVKKVAVLGGDGNKYVQAAKFAGADVYVTGDLYYHTAHDARALGLAVIDPGHNTEKIMMKGVADRFNGKWACEFIPSDVNTEPFMFK; from the coding sequence GTGAAGACACCGAACGGATTTGAGATCATTGAGCAATTCGAAAAATGGGCACCAAAACACCTGGCACTGGAAGGGGATCCGATTGGACTTCAGATCGGTTCACTCGATAAACCTGTGAACCGGGTGCTCGTGACACTCGATGTCAACGAAGAAGTCGCCGATGAGGCGATTGAAAAAAAGGCGGAGCTCATTATCTGTCACCATCCGCCGTTATTCCGGCCGCTGAAAACCGTGCGGACCGACCAGCCGCAAGGCGCATTGCTGGAGAAGCTGATTAAACATGATATCGCCGTGTATGCGGCGCATACGAACTTGGATGTGGCAGAAGGCGGCGTCAATGATATGTTCGCAGAAGCATTGGGTCTGACCGATACAAAAGTGTTGGTACCGACATACGAGGAAGAACTTGTAAAGCTCGGCGTGTTTGTGCCGGAAAGTCATGAGGAAGCGCTGCGGGAAGCGCTCGGTAAGGCCGGAGCAGGGACGATCGGGGATTATGAATACTGCAGTTACACCTTATCGGGCACCGGTCGCTTCCGACCGACAGAAGCGGCACATCCTTACCTCGGCGAAGCCGGGAAGCTGGAAGTGACCCATGAGTCGAAAATAGAAGTTGTGCTGCGAAAGCATGATACAAACCGGGTCGTGAAGGCGATGATCGCTGCTCATCCTTATGAGGAGCCGGCATACGATATCTTTACGCTGGCTAATCGGGAAAAGGAAATGGGACTAGGCCGCGTCGGCATGCTGAAGAACAGCATGCTGCTCCGGGAATTCATCGAAATCGTAAAAAAGCAACTGAACGTGCCGGCTGTACGGATAGTGGGCGATCCGGATCAGGAAGTGAAAAAAGTGGCGGTACTCGGCGGCGACGGCAATAAATACGTCCAGGCGGCAAAATTCGCAGGGGCCGACGTCTATGTGACGGGGGATCTGTATTACCATACAGCCCATGATGCACGGGCTTTAGGGCTCGCCGTCATCGATCCCGGACATAACACGGAGAAGATCATGATGAAAGGTGTAGCTGACCGCTTCAATGGCAAATGGGCATGCGAATTCATTCCGTCGGACGTAAATACGGAACCGTTCATGTTCAAATAA
- the rpoD gene encoding RNA polymerase sigma factor RpoD — translation MEDAKKELIELGKKAGELSYEQIAEKLAIFDMESDQVEEFIDQLEGHGIELERKADDEEHLDRLMKQTEDKFDLNDLSVPPGVKISDPVRMYLKEIGRVDLLSAKEEIKLAQSIEKGVAAQKQVDEGEEATEELLDLIYRGESAKKKLAEANLRLVVSIAKRYVGRGMLFLDLIQEGNMGLIKAVEKFDYSKGFKFSTYATWWIRQAITRAIADQARTIRIPVHMVETINKLIRVQRQLLQDLGREPSPEEIGEEMDLPAEKVREILKIAQEPVSLETPIGEEDDSHLGDFIEDSDAQSPSDHAAYELLKEQLEDVLDTLTDREENVLRLRFGLDDGRTRTLEEVGKVFGVTRERIRQIEAKALRKLRHPSRSKRLKDFLD, via the coding sequence ATGGAAGATGCCAAAAAAGAACTGATTGAACTTGGCAAGAAAGCCGGTGAATTGAGCTACGAGCAAATTGCCGAAAAGCTGGCGATTTTTGATATGGAATCTGATCAGGTGGAAGAGTTCATCGATCAGCTGGAAGGGCATGGGATTGAATTGGAACGAAAAGCGGACGACGAAGAGCATTTGGACCGGCTGATGAAGCAGACTGAAGATAAATTCGATTTAAATGATCTCAGCGTGCCGCCTGGTGTTAAAATCAGTGATCCGGTGCGCATGTACCTGAAGGAAATCGGCCGGGTGGATCTCCTGTCAGCCAAAGAAGAAATCAAACTGGCCCAGAGCATCGAAAAAGGCGTGGCCGCACAAAAGCAGGTTGATGAAGGGGAAGAAGCGACGGAAGAACTGCTGGATCTCATTTATCGCGGAGAATCGGCGAAGAAGAAACTCGCCGAAGCGAACCTGCGTCTCGTCGTATCGATCGCGAAGCGCTATGTCGGCCGCGGCATGCTGTTCCTTGACCTGATTCAGGAAGGAAACATGGGCCTCATCAAAGCGGTCGAAAAATTCGACTACTCGAAAGGGTTCAAGTTTAGTACGTATGCCACATGGTGGATCCGTCAGGCAATCACCCGCGCCATCGCTGACCAGGCGCGGACAATCCGGATTCCGGTGCATATGGTGGAAACGATCAATAAACTGATCCGCGTCCAGCGTCAGCTCCTGCAGGATCTGGGCCGTGAACCCTCACCGGAAGAAATCGGGGAAGAAATGGACCTGCCGGCAGAGAAAGTGCGCGAAATCCTGAAAATTGCACAGGAACCGGTATCGCTGGAAACGCCGATTGGGGAAGAAGATGATTCCCATCTCGGTGACTTCATTGAAGACTCGGATGCGCAGTCGCCATCCGATCATGCAGCTTATGAATTGCTGAAAGAGCAGCTCGAAGACGTGCTTGATACGCTGACCGACCGGGAAGAGAATGTCCTGCGTCTCCGTTTCGGTCTCGATGATGGCCGCACGCGGACACTCGAGGAAGTCGGAAAAGTATTCGGCGTCACACGTGAACGCATCCGGCAAATTGAAGCGAAAGCACTCCGCAAGCTGCGTCATCCTTCGCGCAGCAAGCGCCTGAAAGACTTTTTGGACTAA
- a CDS encoding pyruvate, water dikinase regulatory protein, with protein sequence MKPLRIFIVSDSVGETGELVAKAAVSQYINSDHHADLKRFPYIETISQLDKIISLAVEQKAFIVYTLVSQELRAYISRETERVRVPSVDLMGPLMDKLEAELGSPPMQEAGLVRKLDDDYFKKVEAIEFAVKYDDGRDPRGIILADIVLVGVSRTSKTPLSQYLAHKRLKVANVPIVPEVAPPDELFTVNPDKCFGLIISPDKLNNIRKERLLALGLNDDANYAQVDRIQEEIAYFEKVAGRIGCEVIDVTNRAVEETANLILAKRK encoded by the coding sequence ATGAAACCATTGCGTATCTTTATCGTGTCCGATTCCGTCGGTGAAACCGGGGAGTTGGTGGCCAAAGCAGCTGTCAGCCAATACATCAATTCCGATCACCATGCCGATCTGAAGCGATTCCCTTATATTGAGACCATTTCCCAGCTGGATAAAATCATTTCACTTGCCGTGGAACAGAAAGCGTTCATTGTGTACACACTGGTCTCTCAGGAATTGCGCGCTTACATATCTCGTGAAACGGAACGCGTCCGTGTGCCGTCAGTCGACCTTATGGGCCCGCTGATGGATAAACTGGAAGCGGAACTCGGCAGTCCGCCGATGCAGGAAGCCGGACTGGTGCGGAAGCTGGATGATGATTACTTTAAAAAAGTGGAAGCGATCGAGTTTGCCGTCAAATATGATGATGGCCGGGATCCCCGCGGCATCATCCTGGCGGATATCGTACTGGTCGGCGTTTCCCGCACATCCAAGACGCCGCTGTCACAGTATTTAGCGCATAAGCGGCTAAAAGTGGCGAATGTGCCGATCGTACCGGAAGTTGCACCGCCGGATGAATTGTTTACAGTGAACCCTGACAAATGCTTCGGCCTGATCATTTCTCCTGACAAGCTGAACAATATCCGGAAAGAACGGCTGCTGGCACTTGGGCTCAACGATGATGCCAATTATGCACAAGTGGACCGCATTCAGGAAGAGATCGCCTATTTTGAAAAAGTTGCCGGCCGGATTGGCTGTGAAGTGATTGACGTGACAAACCGGGCTGTTGAAGAAACAGCGAACCTTATTCTTGCGAAGCGGAAGTAA
- a CDS encoding acyl-CoA dehydrogenase: MNFDLTQEQEMIRKTIREFADEVVAPGAVERDRTKEFPREIFRQLADMGMMGLPFDEQYGGAGADTTSFAIVTEELSRACASTGITYSAHISLGGAPLNLFGTEEQKEKYLTPIATGESFGAFGLTEPNAGSDAGGTQTRAIEDGDDWVINGSKVYITNASYAKHLAITAITDIKDGQKEISAIIVPTDAEGFTVIDNYEKMGLNASNTTELVLENVRVPKENLLGKRGEGFKQFLVTLDGGRIGIAAMAVGIAQAAFNRALQYSKERKQFGKTLFEFQITQFKLADMAMKIELARNMVYKAAWLKDEGRPFTKEASMAKLYASEIATEIANQAIQIHGGYGYMKEYEVERYLRDTKLLEIGEGTSEVQRMVIARQIGC; this comes from the coding sequence ATGAATTTTGATTTGACGCAGGAACAGGAAATGATCCGGAAAACAATCCGGGAATTCGCTGATGAAGTGGTGGCGCCGGGCGCGGTTGAACGGGACCGGACAAAGGAATTTCCGAGAGAGATTTTCCGGCAGCTCGCAGACATGGGGATGATGGGGCTGCCATTCGACGAACAATATGGCGGAGCAGGGGCGGACACTACGAGTTTCGCGATTGTCACAGAAGAACTGAGCCGTGCATGTGCGTCTACAGGCATCACTTATTCGGCTCATATTTCACTCGGCGGCGCACCGCTGAATCTATTCGGAACAGAAGAACAGAAAGAAAAGTATTTGACACCGATAGCGACCGGGGAATCGTTCGGCGCATTCGGGCTGACAGAACCGAACGCTGGCAGTGATGCCGGCGGTACACAGACCCGTGCAATTGAAGACGGCGATGACTGGGTGATCAATGGTTCGAAAGTTTATATCACGAATGCCAGTTATGCGAAGCACTTGGCGATCACTGCAATTACCGATATAAAAGACGGACAGAAGGAAATTTCCGCAATCATCGTACCGACGGATGCGGAAGGATTTACGGTCATCGACAATTACGAAAAAATGGGACTCAATGCATCGAATACAACTGAACTCGTCCTTGAGAACGTGCGGGTGCCGAAAGAGAACCTGCTTGGCAAGCGCGGAGAAGGCTTCAAGCAATTCCTCGTTACGCTTGATGGCGGCCGGATCGGCATCGCGGCCATGGCAGTCGGCATCGCCCAAGCTGCATTCAACCGGGCGCTGCAGTATTCGAAAGAGCGGAAACAATTCGGCAAGACGTTATTCGAGTTCCAAATCACGCAATTCAAGCTGGCTGATATGGCGATGAAAATCGAATTGGCGCGCAACATGGTCTACAAAGCGGCCTGGCTGAAAGATGAAGGCCGCCCGTTCACGAAGGAAGCTTCCATGGCGAAATTGTATGCATCAGAAATTGCAACTGAAATCGCCAACCAGGCCATCCAAATTCATGGCGGTTACGGCTATATGAAAGAGTATGAAGTGGAGCGTTATCTGCGGGATACGAAATTGCTTGAAATTGGGGAAGGTACGTCCGAAGTGCAACGCATGGTCATCGCCCGTCAGATCGGCTGCTGA
- a CDS encoding glycine--tRNA ligase has translation MEKSMDTIVSLAKHRGFVFPGSDIYGGLANTWDYGPLGVELKNNVKKAWWKKFVQESPYNVGLDAAILMNPKTWVASGHVGNFNDPMIDCKNCKTRLRADKLIENAYNQKGEEIIADGLSFGKMRELIDEQDIACPVCGAHDFTDIRQFNLMFKTFQGVTEESSNEIFLRPETAQGIFVNYKNVQRSMRKKLPFGIAQIGKSFRNEITPGNFTFRTREFEQMELEFFCKPEDDLEWFSYWRNYCRDWLLAHGIKEDSIRLRDHDEDELSHYSNATTDIEYKFPFGWGELWGIADRTDFDLKRHMEHSGDDFTYTDPETNESYVPYCIEPSLGADRVTLAFLIDAYDEEELEGGDSRTVLRFHPSIAPIKAAVLPLSKKLGDKAQEVFATLSKHFAVDYDESQSIGKRYRRQDEIGTPFCITYDFDSVEDGQVTIRHRDSMEQVRLPIADVADYVSKHLEY, from the coding sequence ATGGAAAAATCAATGGACACAATCGTATCACTGGCGAAGCATCGGGGATTTGTCTTTCCGGGCTCCGATATTTACGGCGGACTTGCCAACACATGGGATTACGGTCCGCTCGGCGTCGAGCTGAAAAACAACGTAAAAAAAGCCTGGTGGAAAAAATTCGTGCAGGAATCCCCTTATAATGTAGGGCTGGATGCTGCCATCCTGATGAATCCGAAAACATGGGTCGCTTCCGGACACGTCGGCAATTTCAACGACCCGATGATCGACTGCAAAAACTGCAAGACACGTCTCCGTGCCGATAAACTGATTGAAAATGCCTATAATCAAAAAGGGGAAGAAATCATTGCGGACGGCCTGTCGTTCGGCAAGATGCGGGAACTGATCGATGAACAAGACATCGCCTGTCCGGTGTGCGGCGCACATGACTTCACGGATATCCGCCAGTTCAACCTCATGTTCAAAACGTTCCAGGGTGTCACAGAAGAATCATCAAACGAAATCTTCCTCCGTCCTGAAACGGCTCAAGGTATTTTCGTGAATTATAAAAATGTGCAGCGCTCGATGCGTAAAAAACTGCCGTTCGGTATCGCGCAGATCGGTAAGAGTTTCCGGAATGAAATCACGCCGGGGAACTTCACATTCCGCACCCGGGAATTCGAACAGATGGAACTTGAATTTTTCTGCAAGCCGGAAGATGACCTGGAATGGTTCAGCTACTGGCGCAATTATTGCCGGGACTGGCTGCTTGCTCATGGCATCAAAGAAGACAGCATCCGCCTCCGGGACCATGATGAAGATGAATTATCCCATTACTCGAATGCCACAACGGATATTGAATACAAATTCCCGTTCGGCTGGGGTGAGCTGTGGGGCATTGCGGACCGGACCGATTTCGACTTGAAGCGTCACATGGAACATTCCGGCGATGACTTCACCTACACGGATCCCGAGACGAATGAAAGCTATGTGCCGTACTGCATCGAGCCGTCACTTGGCGCCGATCGCGTCACACTCGCTTTCCTGATTGATGCGTATGATGAAGAAGAACTTGAAGGCGGCGACTCGCGCACCGTCCTCCGCTTCCATCCGTCGATTGCGCCGATCAAAGCAGCTGTGCTGCCGCTGTCGAAAAAACTGGGTGACAAGGCACAAGAAGTGTTTGCCACTCTGTCGAAACATTTCGCAGTGGACTATGATGAATCCCAGTCAATCGGCAAGCGTTACCGCCGCCAGGATGAAATCGGCACGCCGTTCTGCATTACGTATGACTTCGATTCCGTGGAAGACGGCCAAGTCACCATCCGTCACCGCGATTCGATGGAACAAGTACGTCTGCCAATCGCAGATGTCGCTGATTACGTCAGCAAACACCTGGAATACTAA
- a CDS encoding c-type cytochrome — MAFGIGLIFFLSLEGNSNQEEIAAEEEGGEEVVEEGEGAGEGEGAAAGDFDPVAVYEANCASCHGANFEGGVGPNLITTELPPEEIAQVLAEGRGIMPGGLVPEEHIDAMATWITELE, encoded by the coding sequence ATGGCTTTTGGGATTGGTCTCATTTTCTTCCTGTCACTTGAAGGTAACAGCAATCAGGAAGAAATCGCAGCTGAAGAAGAAGGCGGCGAAGAAGTGGTTGAAGAAGGCGAAGGTGCTGGAGAAGGCGAAGGTGCAGCAGCAGGGGATTTTGATCCAGTGGCTGTATATGAAGCAAACTGTGCATCTTGTCATGGTGCTAACTTTGAAGGCGGCGTCGGTCCGAATCTGATTACGACTGAACTGCCACCGGAAGAAATTGCGCAAGTGCTGGCTGAAGGGCGCGGCATCATGCCGGGCGGACTCGTGCCGGAAGAGCATATCGATGCAATGGCGACATGGATCACAGAACTCGAATAG
- a CDS encoding helix-turn-helix transcriptional regulator, which produces MSPIELNKRQEEILQIVKNNGPITGEQIADRLSLTRATLRPDLAILTMAGFLDARPRVGYFYAGKKSAQALGDTMNNMKVKDFQSMPVVVRESVSVYDAICQMFLEDVGTLFVVDEQSLLVGVLSRKDLLRTSIGRQELNQIPVHIIMTRMPNITTCKKSESLIEVSRRLIEQQIDAVPVVAEEPAGLRVTGRITKTTITRAFLSLSESHEL; this is translated from the coding sequence GTGAGTCCGATCGAACTCAATAAGCGACAGGAAGAAATACTCCAGATTGTCAAAAATAACGGTCCCATAACGGGTGAGCAGATTGCAGATCGCCTCAGTCTGACCCGGGCGACGCTTCGGCCGGACTTGGCCATCCTGACAATGGCCGGTTTCCTGGATGCCCGTCCGCGCGTCGGCTATTTTTATGCTGGAAAAAAGTCGGCTCAGGCGCTCGGGGATACGATGAATAATATGAAGGTTAAGGATTTCCAGTCAATGCCGGTCGTCGTCCGGGAAAGTGTATCTGTGTATGATGCCATTTGCCAGATGTTCCTGGAAGATGTCGGTACACTTTTTGTTGTCGATGAACAGTCATTGCTGGTCGGCGTGCTGTCCCGGAAAGACCTGCTGCGCACAAGTATCGGCCGCCAGGAATTGAACCAGATTCCCGTGCATATCATCATGACCCGCATGCCGAACATTACAACATGCAAGAAAAGTGAATCGCTCATCGAAGTGTCCCGGCGTCTGATCGAACAGCAGATCGATGCAGTTCCGGTTGTTGCGGAAGAGCCGGCTGGCCTGCGTGTGACTGGCAGAATTACGAAGACGACGATTACCCGCGCGTTTTTATCCTTATCTGAAAGCCATGAATTGTGA
- the dnaG gene encoding DNA primase: protein MSGRIPEETVEQVRTSTDIVDVIGEYVQLTKKGRNWFGLCPFHGESTPSFSVTSDKQIFHCFGCGAGGNVFTFLMDLENLSFQEAVVKVGARAGIEIETAGGQDAGRPARNQPNSRLVEMHEYAAELYQHILLNAEQGEEALTYLEKRGFTREMIEKYRIGWALPEWHHLTRMLQRKGYTLDELAESGLAIRKEGEEAAFDRFRGRVMFPLMDENGKVIAFSGRILGTSKEEAKYLNSPESPIFKKSEVLYNIHRAKSAIRKTRRIVLFEGFMDVIAAGTAGVENAVATMGTSLTASHIREMKRFARDVTICFDGDNAGWEAAKKASVLLNDEQFNVEVAVLPGELDPDDYIREHGEETFRTQIIGKPHAFLAFIMMHARRHKNFQYENDLLQYIHEVLKLLSGRSSPIERDLYIKQLAQETGLSEDAILQQYRKTETRSSRREAPPSPEVQPKRKPQQQKEGNSLSRAERLLFAHLLADGIAMERISSEEQSMPFISEEYQTLFVLLSGFHEENGQSGFHQFLETLEDPDLRKLVMEAAMAENDPEYAEAELTDCLRHLQKHRIKLEIQQKMQQSKEAEKQHDITKALLLAQEVIALRKSLT from the coding sequence ATGTCCGGCCGTATCCCGGAAGAAACAGTTGAGCAAGTCCGCACAAGCACGGATATCGTGGATGTGATTGGGGAATATGTGCAGCTGACGAAGAAAGGGCGCAATTGGTTTGGGCTCTGCCCGTTCCACGGAGAAAGCACGCCATCTTTTTCTGTCACTTCCGATAAGCAGATTTTCCACTGCTTCGGATGCGGTGCAGGAGGCAACGTCTTTACATTTCTGATGGATTTGGAGAATTTATCGTTTCAGGAAGCTGTGGTGAAAGTCGGTGCGCGTGCCGGCATTGAAATCGAGACGGCCGGCGGACAGGATGCCGGGCGACCTGCCAGGAATCAGCCCAACAGCCGGCTTGTGGAAATGCACGAATACGCTGCAGAACTGTATCAGCATATCCTCTTGAATGCTGAGCAGGGTGAAGAAGCACTGACCTATTTGGAAAAACGGGGATTTACCCGGGAGATGATCGAAAAATACCGCATTGGCTGGGCATTACCCGAATGGCATCATTTGACCCGGATGCTTCAGCGCAAAGGCTACACTCTGGATGAATTGGCAGAAAGCGGTCTTGCGATCCGGAAGGAAGGCGAAGAGGCAGCGTTCGACCGGTTCCGCGGGCGGGTCATGTTCCCGCTGATGGATGAAAACGGCAAAGTCATTGCGTTTTCCGGCCGGATTCTTGGCACCTCAAAAGAGGAAGCCAAGTACCTGAACAGCCCTGAATCGCCGATCTTCAAAAAAAGTGAAGTGCTCTACAACATTCACCGTGCGAAAAGTGCAATCCGAAAGACCCGCCGCATCGTCTTATTTGAAGGATTTATGGATGTCATTGCGGCAGGAACAGCGGGTGTGGAAAATGCGGTTGCAACAATGGGCACATCGTTGACGGCATCGCATATCCGTGAAATGAAACGCTTTGCCCGGGATGTCACCATTTGTTTTGATGGCGATAATGCGGGCTGGGAAGCAGCTAAAAAAGCGTCGGTCCTGTTGAATGATGAACAATTCAACGTAGAAGTGGCAGTCCTGCCGGGGGAATTGGATCCGGATGATTATATACGGGAGCATGGGGAAGAGACTTTCCGGACTCAGATTATCGGAAAGCCACATGCTTTTCTCGCATTTATCATGATGCATGCAAGACGGCATAAGAATTTCCAGTATGAAAACGATCTGCTGCAGTATATTCACGAAGTGCTCAAGCTTTTGTCCGGCCGGTCTTCACCGATTGAGCGGGACTTATACATCAAACAGCTTGCACAAGAGACGGGTCTTTCTGAAGACGCGATTCTCCAGCAATACCGAAAAACCGAAACACGGAGCAGCCGGCGGGAGGCACCGCCGTCTCCGGAAGTGCAGCCAAAACGGAAACCGCAGCAGCAGAAAGAAGGCAATTCGCTCAGTCGGGCTGAGCGCCTGCTGTTTGCTCATCTGCTGGCGGATGGAATTGCCATGGAGCGGATCAGCTCGGAAGAACAGTCCATGCCGTTCATTAGTGAAGAGTATCAGACGCTGTTTGTCTTGCTGTCCGGTTTCCATGAAGAAAACGGACAGAGCGGTTTTCATCAATTCCTGGAAACGCTCGAGGATCCTGACTTGCGAAAGCTGGTCATGGAAGCGGCAATGGCTGAAAATGATCCTGAATATGCCGAGGCAGAACTGACGGACTGTTTGCGCCATCTGCAGAAACACCGGATCAAATTGGAAATCCAGCAGAAAATGCAGCAGTCGAAGGAAGCGGAAAAACAGCATGATATCACCAAAGCGCTGCTGCTTGCACAAGAAGTGATCGCGCTGAGGAAGTCATTAACATAA
- a CDS encoding IS1182 family transposase, translated as MRNPTIAYTDYTMQPPLPSGELLEHEIVVSTQGRRPAPAFKPYDPTQALSIPDIGALIPDHHVARVVDQLVEAFPDEVLTACYPGGGRPPFHPKLMLKVILYAYSRKVYSCRGIATMLHEDLPAIWLAAMQKPDFRTINHFRSVRMGMVIDQLFEFTVLELHRQGFVEFENYFLDGTKMEADANKYSFVFRKAVTGREAKLKIRIQETLQEIQEIAKAEGLELGQLAEEPAAVELASVANRLEDQVDILTDLIAEEKLVENRKGLRKRHSLLKKKVKLIRENFIPRQETYAEQLAICGERNSFSKTDPDATFMRMKEDHMKNGQLKPGYNIQMATENQFVLFYTIHQRPGDARCLIPHLEALQASALPMPKTIVADAGYGSEENYLYLIGDEKEPLAGFLIPYGTYLKEQTKKFKNNEWNAKNWTYEEADDRFICPNDRRVVFKKYQEKKTSNSDLSPWRIIFGKWPVSSVHFPKK; from the coding sequence ATGCGCAATCCAACGATTGCTTACACCGATTATACCATGCAACCACCTCTTCCGTCAGGTGAATTACTTGAACATGAAATCGTAGTCTCCACCCAAGGGCGCCGGCCGGCGCCCGCATTCAAACCGTATGATCCGACCCAGGCCTTATCCATTCCTGATATTGGCGCCCTGATTCCCGACCATCATGTGGCTCGTGTGGTGGATCAGTTGGTTGAGGCTTTCCCCGATGAGGTGTTGACCGCCTGCTACCCTGGCGGGGGGCGACCACCCTTTCACCCGAAACTGATGCTCAAGGTTATTCTCTATGCCTATTCCCGAAAAGTTTATTCCTGCCGGGGCATCGCCACGATGCTGCACGAGGATCTTCCGGCGATCTGGCTGGCGGCGATGCAGAAGCCGGATTTCCGGACCATCAACCATTTCCGGAGCGTCCGGATGGGAATGGTCATCGATCAGTTATTCGAGTTCACTGTTTTGGAACTTCACCGGCAAGGGTTTGTCGAGTTTGAGAACTACTTCCTGGACGGGACGAAGATGGAAGCGGACGCCAATAAGTATAGCTTTGTCTTCCGTAAGGCGGTGACGGGGCGGGAAGCGAAACTGAAAATCAGAATCCAGGAAACGCTTCAGGAAATCCAGGAGATTGCCAAGGCGGAGGGATTGGAACTGGGCCAGCTGGCCGAGGAGCCGGCGGCTGTGGAATTGGCTTCAGTTGCGAACCGGCTGGAAGACCAAGTGGATATCCTGACGGATCTCATCGCTGAGGAAAAGCTCGTGGAAAACAGAAAAGGACTCCGCAAACGGCACAGTCTCCTGAAAAAGAAAGTGAAACTGATTCGTGAAAACTTCATTCCCCGCCAAGAAACGTATGCGGAACAGCTCGCAATCTGTGGAGAGCGCAACAGCTTCTCGAAGACGGACCCGGATGCCACATTCATGCGGATGAAAGAAGATCATATGAAGAATGGCCAGCTGAAACCCGGGTACAATATCCAGATGGCGACCGAGAATCAATTCGTGCTGTTCTATACCATTCATCAGCGCCCAGGAGATGCTCGCTGCCTGATTCCACATCTGGAAGCGCTGCAGGCATCTGCCCTGCCTATGCCGAAGACCATCGTCGCGGATGCCGGCTATGGAAGCGAAGAGAACTACCTCTACCTGATCGGGGATGAAAAAGAACCGCTTGCCGGCTTCCTGATCCCGTATGGCACCTATCTGAAAGAGCAGACGAAGAAGTTTAAAAACAATGAATGGAACGCGAAAAACTGGACGTATGAAGAAGCGGATGACCGATTCATCTGTCCAAACGACCGCCGCGTCGTTTTCAAAAAATATCAGGAGAAGAAAACATCGAATTCGGACTTATCGCCATGGCGCATAATTTTCGGAAAGTGGCCGGTTTCCTCCGTTCACTTTCCGAAAAAGTAG
- a CDS encoding tRNA (adenine(22)-N(1))-methyltransferase, protein MNAQQLSERLARVASFVPEGARVADIGSDHAYLPCYLVANGKARAAVAGEVVKGPYESAWHQVREEGLEDRITVRLADGLRAIEPEDQIDTVTIAGMGGSLIRSILENGKEALTGVKTLVLQSNIHARTLREWAEQHNWRIADEAILEENRKIYEVLVLQPSQTPVSFTAEEKLLGPVLMKERSDVFRRKWTGEIMQWRRVLHSMKEAEATPELQARRMQLEENISMAEGVMRGEDTERI, encoded by the coding sequence ATGAATGCACAGCAATTATCAGAGCGCCTTGCCCGTGTCGCTTCGTTCGTTCCGGAAGGAGCCCGGGTAGCGGATATCGGAAGTGATCACGCCTACTTGCCCTGCTACCTCGTAGCTAACGGCAAAGCTCGTGCGGCTGTTGCCGGGGAAGTGGTCAAAGGCCCATATGAGTCCGCATGGCATCAGGTGCGCGAGGAAGGGCTGGAGGACCGGATCACTGTCCGGTTAGCGGACGGATTGAGGGCCATTGAACCGGAAGACCAAATCGACACGGTCACGATCGCCGGCATGGGCGGTTCCTTGATTCGGTCAATTCTGGAAAACGGCAAGGAAGCGCTGACCGGCGTCAAGACGCTCGTCCTGCAGTCGAATATCCATGCGCGCACACTGCGGGAATGGGCTGAACAACACAATTGGCGAATCGCAGATGAAGCGATCCTGGAAGAAAACCGCAAAATTTACGAAGTGCTGGTACTGCAGCCGTCGCAAACTCCTGTGTCATTCACAGCGGAAGAGAAACTGCTCGGTCCGGTGCTCATGAAAGAACGCAGTGACGTATTCCGCAGAAAATGGACTGGAGAAATCATGCAATGGCGCCGCGTGCTGCATTCGATGAAAGAAGCGGAAGCTACACCGGAACTGCAGGCAAGGCGCATGCAACTTGAAGAGAATATCAGCATGGCAGAAGGAGTGATGAGAGGTGAAGACACCGAACGGATTTGA